The DNA region actatcgattgaaaatgagatgttagaagaacttgaatacaaaaatttaattagtcaatttgcatctcaaaatgcaagaaaaatagattttaaatgaaatatattataatatggaaatattaaataaatattaatttaattaatatataagtataaaaaagacTCCAATTTTAATTCTtgccttaggccccaaaatgtctagggccGGCTCTACAAGAAGGGTACTACAAATTTAGCTATCTACCACGCATAAAAGTCACTTtacatctaaaaaataaaacactttatctattttagctCTTCATGCTTCATACCTCTTAAACCTTTGCTTCTCAAAAACAAATACTTCATACCTCTTCATACTCAACAGTGAGAACTATATTTTTAActaattgattaaaataatacaaataactcattaatataataattaaaacatcCACCATAGCGCCacatcaaaaccaaaaacaaatacaacctCCAGATTATGGTGCCTTGGATCCACCCTCAAAACCCAACAGATCTAAGCTTGATTTTCAGAGCAAGAGTGTTGAGCCAATACCCCACCATCAAACCCAGACCACCGTCACACATCAAACCCAGACCATTGTCGAACCAAGACCAAAAGAGGCACAAAAACCACCATCAAACCCAGACCACCGTCGAACCAGACCAGCCACCACTGCACTCACCATCGGAAACCGCCACATCCACGAAACCCACCTACCCACATCCACGAATCACGCAAAACCGACCCACAATGAAACCGACTATGCCATCGCCGATCTTATCCAACCGACCCACGCCATCGCCTTTCAcgcaaaaagaagagagaaaagacaaCGAAGAgatagagaaggaagagagagagttgagactCAGATGAAAcggaagaaagaaaatataaggaaaaagaattaaataaagaaagagaagaaatattattttaatgctaatgggaataaaaaaaatacttctttttttcagcTTCAAGCAACAGTATGCAGCCAAAAGTAGCTGCgtaagctaaaatttttagttataCCTTCATCACTGTAGAGTCATTTTTATTATGGTGGAactaaaataactatataactatttagTTTCATTGTTATGAGTGCTCTAATTCATCAATGGTCACAAACTTGCTAGATGCACATTTTCCGTTCACATACAGCCATGGGCTgaaatcatattttgaaaacaaaatttcaattaaaattaaataagtaacAAATCGTATTTTGAAACACGATTTCAATTGAAATTGTAAAATCGTGACACTCACATGTGGTGTGGGAGTTAGAAATGGAAAAGTGGGTTAATAGGAAGGTTTAGAGGTCACAAAAAACCAaacttgtttgtttatttaCCACAGaatcatattattttatgacaatTCACTGGTCATCCCTTTTTCATTTTGGTGGTTAGATCACAGATCTCAAACCAACTGCCTACTCCATTCATCCCCTTTTCATTTTGGTTGTTAGATCACAGTTCTCAAACCATTGTCTAACTGAAGCtattaataagaaaaactatAATTATAATATTCTTCTTCTGCAAGAAAATATAGTATGATTTTGTATTTCCCGTAAGTTCCTTTCCAGAAAAAGCTAATCTTTTTCATCCCCCACTAGAGCAGTATGTCACTACTTGCCTTGGTTTGTCCTTCCTGGGCCAGTTTTAGAATCAGCTTGTCCGAAAggctcaaaaaataaaatttagttacttAGTTTTTCATGACATggttatttgatttttttgtccTTTGTTGTTGAACTATAGCttttatatatgaattattGTTGTCATGTAGactttgtaataatttttttttttttttttttgagaaaacttcCTGTAATAACCTAATATTTATGATAGGAATAGTCATACTTTTTTCCTCAGCTCGAACATTTTCCTTCCTAGCCCTCCAAACACTTTGTGCATGGAGATGTGCCAATTCAGTTACAAGGCCTTTGGCCGGGTGTAAGGTTTTGAATTCTAAATATCAAAGACACTTTGCATGTAACAATAAATAATGATGGAGAGAGaaattttcacataaaataaCTACGGATGacttttctataaaaatatttagataaAATATTATCAAGGTATTTGTTCTAATTGCTAGCAAcaattttatatgtttaaaagcaattttttttagtctcaaaaaaaaaaaaaaaaaaaagcaattttttgaaagctttatttttccttctttaaattgtttaatgCATTCTTGAGAAAAACTTCTTTATGAAaccatttttatcattttaactTTTCAAGTTACACCAGTTTGTTAAGTTATAGTTTCTTATGTGGGACAACCTTACGTGGTTTacgattttgaatttgattctATCTTTCGTCAGGCAAAAGCATGGATTCCAACTTTTTATAAGGTTTGAATGTTTTAAGTGATTTTGACTTCATCAATTGAGCGCAAGAGAGCTTGAGGGAGAAAGTGAGATtctaaaagatgaaaaataattttttttttagaaaccacTAAAAGTacatatcaatttaaaaaatgaagcatactatttattgttgctacgttCCTATTGAGTCATATCAGCACTCACATCATCCACTCATTTTCATCATTCTCCCTCTATTTTTAAACTctattttttccttataaattgTCCAATTATATTTTCTCCAATTTTTCCCCTCTCTTTAACCTTTTTTATCTCCCTACTActatctaccttaatatcacttttgCTCTATccatttatcttcttttatttttggctttccTTATTCCTctcctcttactataaatttacaattctctctctctctctctctcaaacacacacacacacagagttttggtttaattttttttgagttaatacttgattattttggaagtaagaattttagtttatatataaacacaatctTGGCTATGCTAATTATATATCATCATTCGGTCCATTtcggtctattttggtccacttcatCTATTCGGTCCAATTCAGCCTACTTTAGTCCACTTCGGTTCATTTGGTCCAATCAAGTCCACTTCAGTTCAATTAGCTAGGTCCAATTAGTCAAATTCAATCCAGTTCGAACCATTTGGTTCACTTCGTTCTATTTTGATCCATACGGTCTACTtaggtccactttggtccattatATTTAGTTTCGTCCATTTTAGTCCAATTTGGTCTGTTCGGTCCACTTCGATTTATTAGGTCcaatttggtttattcaatCCACTTAGGTCTATTCGGCCCACTtcgttctattcggtccatttacTCTATTTCAGATTCGGTGTACCTACTTGAGAGtattatcaattatttgagtaatatcaattgtaattatataataagttttggttatcataataatctccttaagaaaatgagaatttgaataataactttgaaacttaataattataattgtaccaaaagaaattaggaaaatatatgcataataacaatagttagaaaaatataaatcatttcaaaaaaaatattaatatcaataaaaaaacattaaaaaaaatgagaacaaattatctacaataaaatttaaagaataaattattcacacacatgcacacacacatatatattgcACAAATGTATAATCAACCTcatgtaatttatttaaaagtaaTGACTTTAAAACAAACGGATTAAATGtcataaaaattagatttgtatatttaatattcatgtttagaaaatatttcaCTTAAATATAGCCAGACCAAAATGGATTGAAATGCTACATTAATGTGACTCAACAAAAgtatacaacaacaataaattttatagttaagattttagatatttcaagtttgaaatatatatatatatatatatatatatatatatacacatatttgAATATAGAATGGGTGTTCTCAACCCAAACATATCATTTTcttatatgtaagtgcacaaaaatggaccaaaattgTCCGAAGTTGTCTGAATTGACTGAATAGAACGAAGTGGACTGAAGGGATGGAATAGGACCAAATGGGAACAAAGTGGACTACACTgaattggaccgaataggacaAAGTGAaccaatgtggaccgaataggattgaagtggaccaaataagAACTAATGGATAGATTATGACCAAAGTGGACataatggaccgaataggagcAAATATGACCGTATAGGACTAGATTGGACgaaagtggaccgaataggaccaatgttGACTGAGCAGGACCcaagtggacaaaatggaccgaatgggACCAAATTGAACCAAATGGCCCAAATAGGACTAAAGTGAACCAAAGTGGATTGAATGGAAtgaataggaccaatgtggactgaataggactaAAGTGGACAGAATATGACCAATGTGGATTGAATGGAACCAATAAGACGAAAGTGGActaaatagaaccaaagtggaccgaataggacttctaaatatttatcatttttattgcatttttaggactcatatttctaatttctaatgtctattttatttgtatttttttttaactcaaaactaaagagtttaccacaaatataataaaatttcatgcatttcaacccaaaaatgaaaaatgaaaaacataatttttgagctaaacttgaaaatgcaacctataaaaaatcaatttaaaaccCAGTTAGTCTAAAATAGACCGAAGGGGACCGAAATTGATTGAGTGGATTGAAGTGGACTAAGTAGACCTAATTGGACCGAATACGAATTGGTCTGAACAaaaattgtttcatttttagggagaacaaattatcttcaaaattttttagaaaataacttatacattatattacaattacaaaataattatttatttccacACATCATGTAGGTCCGACTAGTTCTAAATTAAAAGTTGGGCGTAAATTTGGATAAAATCAATTGCTTGGAAAAATGTGAATTATCAACCTTATaggtaaatttatattttttgatttattatCAACCTTGATTGATCTATTGATTTTTTAGGCAGCTCTTATCTTATCAAAGTTATTACACGTgttttatcaacaacaaaaaaattattacacgtgttttatcaacaaaaaaaaaaagttattacacgtgttttatcaaaaaaaagttattaaacgTGTCTACCGATTTTGGTCACATTACGAATGTTAGTTTTGTAGGGAGgacttctatatatatagaatGTGGCCTCTATACAATTAATAATGGGATAAATCTTTGAGCTTGGTTAAAGACTTTAAGGTGGTGTTTGATACGGAATAATCCACATTATTTCTAGCATTCAGATTACTGGGAATGTGATGCATTGCAATCCGAATGCCTAGAAATGTAACTATTCATATGTTTAGTTTGATTGGGAATCTAATAAGATTCCTAAAATGTGAGATTATAATGTTTAGTTTATTCATAGGAAtcttaattgaattatttatttttctcattctatccttagatttgtaAATCCAatataagtctttttttttaatcttcctctaaataaataatgaaaaaaaaaaatagataaattcattaaaactatagtctaacatttcaaaatgacaagtacaataaaaaaataactatttaaattctcaaatactttattcttaataataatttttaaaagcgCTAAATTCATAACAAAACAATTTGGCAACGTTTAGGTCTATAAGACCATAGAAGtagcaataaaaataaaagtagttcATCAACAAATGCAATCTATTACGTATATAATGTATTTACCCTTGCACCAGTGATCACTTGAATAACATAGTCATACCTAATGTCTCTAGGCAATGGGTAAACACAATCACATTTACGTGTCTATAAGTTTCtataagtttaaaatatagTTTGAGAATTTGGATACTCAcatgttttaaagggaatccacatttcTATTGAAAGAGGGTTAAagggggaatccagattcccttggcatctgattccctattgtgatttgcaaccaaacatgaaaatctttaaacatttctgagaatcctaaaatattacccTGTAAAAAACGTCACATAAGCAGGTCACTAGATAATTCCTTAATTGATTTTAGTTCTCCTTCATTTAATATTCAAGTCtcttattcatttattttagtgTCAAATTATATGTGTTCTAGGTTATGTATACAAATTGCATTAGAATAAACCATTGTTATACTAGTTGAACATATTCTTGAAGAAGTGTCTAATTTgagaaaactcaaaaattaaaattttcaaacggtcattttatttatttttatttttgttttaataaagaTGAATTATGCTAACCCAACCAATAAcggtaccaaacaccccctaaaacttcaaaatataaaattacaaatataaattgtcaaaatttattGTGGGAGGTTAAACTTACCTGTGCATTGTACAGGTTAATTTGTGacttgttacatttttttttttgatgatcaGAAACTTTTATTaccaaacacaaagaacaagGACTAAACAGCAACTACAACATTGAGATGTTCTGAATTAATTACATCCATAAAAGGGCTAGGAGCATAACCCTGACCAAAACACCCGGACATAATTTTCCCAAGGGCTAGTATGACAGTTATGTTCTTTTAGTTTTACTAACTCACTGTCTTCAATATTGTAGATCTATTCGATCTTGCTTTCCTTGAGGGTGAAACAATTAGGGACTGGCTCTTTTTTGACAAGTCTAGAAGGGCATTTGAGAGTGAAATAGAAAGCAGAGGTCATTGCCAGACTATAATGGACGTGGTTGGCATGAATCAAGGAAGCAGGTGATGAAGGAATATGGCGGGCAGAAGAGGTCCAATTACATGGATCCACAGCCTCGTAACTGTCGTGAATGGCATTTATATGAATATGAGATCAGCAACCATGATGCTTGTGCATTATATAGATTGGAACTCAAGCATGTTGATGAAAAGAAGAGTCCTAAAGGAAAATTGACAAATGATTCGCTTGCTGATCTGCAGAAGAAGATGGGAAGGCTCACTGCAGAAGGTTCTCCGGATAATGGACACCCCATTAAGAGCAGGACAAAGGTTAATAAAAGGCCTGATGCGGGAAATGCTAATTTTGCTCAAAATCAGACCACCTTGAACTCCGAATTGCTGACTGATGGTTTAAGTGCTCCTTGAAATAATCCATGACTGCTATGGTACATATTTGTGGAGTCTTGCCTGAATATGGAAACTAGTACATAAGATAGATGTGGTTGAATCAGCTTTTCACTGTAGAAACTGGAGGAATTGCTGAACTGTGCTgacatataattatataaatgatAGTTTGTTTCTGGTGATCAGCCGCATGAGCCCCACTTTTGTTACCAGGGGACAGTCCCGCTTGCTATATTATCTGTCTAGAGGTTCGTTTTGGATTTCCCTTTTTAAGCTGGTGGGTATACTATAATTTCTGATTGACGGTTAACATATAATCCTATAGGCTTCTTCTATTTCCTATGAGTTTCTAAACCATGGGGTTGCTAGTGAAGATTGCTAGAATTGTACAGGGGAAGGGAAATTGTTTCTGTAGTTGCTTCCTCCCTGCATCTTGCTGGTTCATTTTGTATGTGATGGGACACAAAATATTTAAGAGTATGTTCAGAAAATTTATTTCGCTGGCTGTACCATCTATGGGAGTCATACATGTATGCAAATCTTCTCTCTTGTTGAATGATGTCTTGAATTGAACATTTCTTGTTCCAATTATCTCTGATGGCATCTTTGTTTCATTACTGATATCATTTATGTTCAGTCAATATATTGTGTGCTTTGTTTTCTGGATTCTTTATGAGTTCCATCAGTGAATTAAATGTATCTAATCCTGTTTCAAGAAGGGATCGAATACAATATTTTGTTTCACTCGGGAGTGACACTTATGAGTCATGTATCTACAATGAGTTGCCTTTTATTCTAGAACTCACATGTAATTGTTACGTTAGAGCAACCAAGTCTACACTGCAGAGCTTGTCATCCCTTGTTAATATTGGCCTCCTAAGTAACTTGAAATATCTCCTTCAAAACCTAGTAATGTTCATTGTAATTGTAGTATTGCAGTgtaaaacttaaaaagtgaTGCAGTAGGTTTCTGAATGTAGCAGGGATTGCTAGCTTCATTGAGATTTCCATTGGAAAAATGTGAACTAAATTGATTGTTTGCTTCATCCCCTCGCCCCATTCTTTTTTCTCCCCTTCTCATCATTGTCATACGTCTCAACTTGATGACATTCATATATGTCTCAATTAATTAAGCACATATTCAAATTTTTCTACTATTTGATTTCCTAGATAAGTGAATTTTGGAAATTATATGACTGCTATGCTGGTCCGTGACAATTGGCCAAGGTTGAGTGACCTTAATAGATTCATTACAATTTACCATCACAGTGACAGTTTTCACAAGACAAGGTTTCTTCTCTCACGACAAAAATCgagaaaaaaaggggaaaagggGTTCAAGAGGGTTGTCCACGACCCGCCCAAACTTGAAGAACCGCCCGAAACCCGATTCTCTTCCCTCGAAACCACTCGATCAAAGCTTTGTTTCAGTCTCCAGGACAAAGACCGTCGGTTCAAGTTGCGTGTAGGCTCCGCCCGAGGAGTTGTTCTTCCCCATTGAAAATCATGAATTTCGGCCAAAAACCGGTAAGTCCAAACTTTTAGTCTAATGATATAGGGAAATTTCGGCCAGATCTCGACAGTTCTATCAAGATCTCGGCCCGATCTTTAGAGATTCGAAGGAAATATCAGCTAGATCTCGTTAAATCCGGCCAGATCTGACGAGATTTGGCAATATTTTGGCCAAAATCAGGCTAGATTTCGCTCCATTGTAGCAAACTCAAAACCGACTGATATGAGCTCGAAACCAATGCGACCCAAATCAGCAGATCCGAAACTCTATTCGAGTCGATTGGGGGTTAAAATTTTCCCCACTCGATGCATTTGGGTCGAGTCCAGGTTGGGCACAAATCCGATCTAGCTCAACCCGTGAACAACCCTCTTCAAGTGACCCCAAAAGGCTTTTAGCAGCAACAACAATATTGAGAACGCGCAAGTCTTTTATGTCATTCAAGCAGCAAATAGTTGCACCTGCACAACAAAGCACTGCTCTCTACGGATAGAAACATGAACCTTTCAAATGCCACACAATAAGTTGTCCATGATTTAATTGCACAATAGAGAACCACGCTATTCTGAGTTGTTGATAATTTTGTGACAAGAATAGCTATACCGGGCAACAAACTCATAAATTATCCAACCAAATCTTGAAGATTCGAACAGAAATTGTCAATACAAGATGACTCTGAATCTTCGCTACTCAAGAGGTCTTTGAGTCTGGCATGATTGGCTTTGACCTCCCTCCCAACCTCAGTGTCAACCTCCATCACTATACTCACTCGTTACATACGTTTCCTTTGTGAACAAACCATCTTCTCCTTTCTTAATTTCCACCCGCAaccttcaaattttatatagagAATGAAGTATCATGATTTATGTATAAGAAcagaaaaatagataaaattttatttaaatcgatttttattttatcttgagTAGAGTAATACATGGTGAAGGaaacttaaaatattttcaaatttgattttggtGTTGAGAGAGATTATTTGGAGTGTGGCCATGTGAGAAAGTAGATGACTAATGTTGACAATGTACCATATGAGAAAGagacacataaaataaaaaattgatatcaaatCGTTATGGGAAATTGATCGTTAATGATAATTTGGTACacttaattttgttatataatttagaatttcaaATGAATTGGATCTTTATTATCTCATAATTTTTGGGACCTTCTTGAGGGGAGGGAGCTcatcttttgtatttttttttttttttggttttttaaaaaatatgattaatttgaaattttttaccaGCATAAGTGGTCTTGCCCAAGGGTCGCCCTtagcttgagagagagagagaggcaatgGCCCGTGAATGACCCAATACACCCAAGGCTTTTGTGTAAAAAATTCTAATTCAGAAAAGTCCTCAAATTgacttgctctctctctctctctctctctctctctaatatttttcataagCTTTTTTAACTGAAGTCCAGAAAAAacacacaataatttttatcataTCACATTGAATTTCCTGCAAAATGATATTTTGTTTCAGGTCTATATCTCAACCTCTCACAACACATGAGATTCACACATTTGTAAGTCCTACGTGATATGAGATATTAGATATACACTCGAAATATGATATATCCATTCCAAAACCACCTCTATTTCCCTGGAAAAACTCATTGGTATAATTCAATAGCTAGCTAGAACTTGGGAGTAGGTTTCCATATGTGATCGAAAAATTAtctagcttttttcttttttctctaataaTGGTAATAGTTacacattatatatatgaaatgcACAATGCTATGTCAactgaaattatgtttttaaaacataatttcaattaattaaaattatgaaatctgaagttaaaattgtgaaatcacGTTTTGAAAACATATATGAACCCTCCAAATACCACGCAACACATTATTCATGATCCAACATCTTGATAAAGACTCATGTTATTTTAGAGTTAACAAACTTTTACGTCAAGAATAGCCATACTTGGCTAGAAACCATAAGTTATCCAACCAAATTTTTAAGATTCTGACAGAAACCATCAATATAAGATGATTCTAAATCTTCACTGCTCAAGAGCTCTCGGAGTTTGGCATGATTGGCTCTGACCTCCCTCCCTACCTCACTGTCAACCTCCATCACAATCTTCACTGCCTTACAGACGCTTTCTTTTGTGAACAAACCATCTTCTTCACCTTTCTCAACTTCCACTCCAACCTTCAAAATGTTGCTCATCATCCTTGCATTGAAAAACTGGTCACATATATGCGGTAACAATACCAGCTGACACTTGTTCATCAAAGCTTCGAATAAAGAACCTAACCCGCAGTGTGTGATGAAACACCCTATTGATGGGTGCTCTAAAATCTGTAGTTGTTGAACCCATCCACCATGTACTATCCCTCTTCCTTGAACCCTATCTTCAAACCCTTCTGGAAATGCTTCTTCAATAGAATCAGCCCCGCATGGCGGTTTAAGTGCTGCCAGAAATGGCCAGCCCGAAAGTTCCAACCCCAACACCAATTCCTGGAATTGATCTTTGTTTAAGAAGCACTCACTTCCAAATGCACAGTATATTACTGATCCGGCCTCAAATCTTCCTAGCCACTCAATCCATTTTTCTTCTAAACCAGTAGAAGTAGCTGACTTCGGTATGACTGGTCCTGCAAGAAATACAGGCTTCCCAAAATGGCTTTCAAGATTGTCAATATAAGGTCCCTCAATTTCTCTACATGTCCTGAATCCTAGTGCGTCACATTGACTTACGCTTGTGATCAGGCGATCAGCTAAAAGGACATCGCTACCAAAGTTCTGAGTCTTTAATGCAGCCAAGGCTCGTTCTTCGTGGCCATGGAGTTTGATGGATGATGAAGACAATACTGGAAAACCAGACCCAGGCTGTTGCATATTGTCAACATATGCAGTACTGGAACATAATACTGTAAGTGGAGTGACAATGGCGTAGAGAATTGACCTGATACCTAGGCTGCGGACCAATTTTGGTATCCAATGGGCAAAATCAAAGAAGACAATGTCCGGTTTAAGTTCACGAAGAAGAAGTTCAATATGACTCTCAGAGCGATCCATGGCAGTCATAATGAGTGGTTGCAAATGGACAGGCACATCGGAAGTGGTCTCAGCACCAAGAGGAAGACCATC from Castanea sativa cultivar Marrone di Chiusa Pesio chromosome 6, ASM4071231v1 includes:
- the LOC142638975 gene encoding cyanidin 3-O-galactoside 2''-O-xylosyltransferase FGGT1-like, giving the protein MGATSLHLLMYPWFALGHLTSYLHLSNKLAQKGHRISFMIPTKTQSKLQTLNLYPDLITFVPISLPRVDGLPLGAETTSDVPVHLQPLIMTAMDRSESHIELLLRELKPDIVFFDFAHWIPKLVRSLGIRSILYAIVTPLTVLCSSTAYVDNMQQPGSGFPVLSSSSIKLHGHEERALAALKTQNFGSDVLLADRLITSVSQCDALGFRTCREIEGPYIDNLESHFGKPVFLAGPVIPKSATSTGLEEKWIEWLGRFEAGSVIYCAFGSECFLNKDQFQELVLGLELSGWPFLAALKPPCGADSIEEAFPEGFEDRVQGRGIVHGGWVQQLQILEHPSIGCFITHCGLGSLFEALMNKCQLVLLPHICDQFFNARMMSNILKVGVEVEKGEEDGLFTKESVCKAVKIVMEVDSEVGREVRANHAKLRELLSSEDLESSYIDGFCQNLKNLVG